The DNA sequence aacttgcgttcagtgtgtgaatgaatgagcCACGATAAGAGGAATTAAAAAGGGTTCGGATAGTGTTTGGAATGTGCTTAAATAGTTGATAATCTATTATTATAAGCAGGTGATTATGAGTTAAATTCATAAaggattattattttattattttatttattttattattattgatatcatCAGAATATGTCCATGAATGACTGTAAcaaatgatgttttgatgtcAGACTTATCTATATATGCTTTATCCTAACTATGTGCCCATGAAAGCcatacattttattgttttagtcGCTACTTGAAACTGCTAGTTTATAAAGCACACAGGAGCAGAGCTAGGTCAAGTGCTCTCTACTGTCACCTTCAGGAGACTCCTGTTATATGTGTGCTTGTCTTGTGAAGTGCAGCACACATCATTAAACATTATACATCCTTTGGTTTAAAATCTTTTCCTAGAAGCAATGTGTGCTGAGGGTCTTAATAAAGTATGCTGCTGGAGCAGGGAACTACTTGTTATACCGCTGTGGAAGGGCTCTCTACTGACCCCTCCAGGCGCCCTTTGCGATCAGCCCCATATTAATGTTCATTTAGATGGCTCATCAGAGGCCTGAGGTTTTTTCCATGACATCAGATAGGCCATGAGGACTGTTGTGATTTTAAAGACGTACCCTGCTGCTTAAGCTGTGATGTAATTGGCAGCGAGTTCCACATGACATCACCCcgcttttctttaatatttctTCACTGCCTGCTTAATATGAAAGGCGATTTAAAGGCTGCTTGTTTTCCGCCGGCTTGGTTGAAACTCTAGTAAATAAAGTCCGTCCCGCACTCTCCTAAGGACACACAAACTCCAGATGAAGGCTAGTTGCAAAGAGGATTTGGCTTCTCGGGACCGCTCTGATCTTTCCCACTAACCAGATTTCAGCAGTTGTAAGTGGCTCTTCTTCCTGAGCTGGTGGTGGCTGTTAAAGCAGCAGAGTGGAATGTGTACTGACAGTTACGGATAGAAAGTGGACCAGAGGTGAGTGATGATGAGCGCTGCCCTCTGCTGTGGCCTATAATTAAGACCAAGGTCGTAGGAGACTTTGAAAGTAGGACAGATGCTTATGAAAGCTGTAAACCTCAGTGTGTTCAACCCGTTGAAAACAAGCACATGTGCTGAATCTTGGAATCACGAGCGATTTCTACGTTTTCTGTCTCTTGTCTTCCGCTCGTCTGGCTCTTATGTAAGCAGCGTTTTTTACCCCTCCCCTCTGTCATGCTTCACTAAGTGGAAGTTTGCTGTGATCGGTGCTGAAGGCCGTGTGTGCTCACAGCTGTGGCCTCCAGATGTAGTCCAGTGCTCTTTTAAGGtgcctggaaaacacacacacacacacacacacacacacacacatacacacacacacacacacacacacacacacacacacacacacatacgggGATCATACTTTCTTCGACCCTTTTCCCTTTTCTTCTCACCCACTCATCCATAGACAGACGCACACAACCAAGTGTGCGCACatctcattttctgtctctcACAGCCATCGTTTCTTAAACACATGCGATCACGGTGTCTTACACATACACATTGTATTACTATACACAGTTTATAGGCACTATCTCTACTGCGTCATACAGACTTACAGTCGTTCTCCATAGTACTCTTGCTATACATACTGCTCTCGCATCATACTCTCACACAGACTACTGCACTCACCCGTACTACCCACATTCCCTGTGTTTGATCTCCTGAACAGCTATCAAGACATTTTAATTCCTGGATGTTTTGGAAGTAAATATTCTTAAAATATGCAGGAGGGAAGTTGAGATGAAGGAGGTAGGCCAACACTTTGCTTTAggcaaaaatattgttttgttggAGTAGTTCGAAAGCTGTGAGAGGTCAGCAACTCCCAATGAGATGAAAGTGCCTTTGCTTTCCTCTGTGATCTATTCATGTGCGGCTGTAACTCATATTTGCAAAGAATGGTTCCTTGATGGCAGGAAAAACACTGCTTGAAGACCAAAGGAAGCATGTTCAACTTTTATCACCCTTGTCACCGCTCGCAACAAACAACAgtttttgaaacatgaaaaggATTCCTGAGAGGTTATAAATTGTGGTAGTTTtcttgggcaaaaaaaaattaGGCCTAATGTAGAGAATGTGTCGACCCACCATATAGAAGATTTGACCTTGTGACCTTGCAAAATGTCCAGCCGAAATCAATCCAACTAATGCTTTGAATTGTAACTTGTAATCTCTCACTCTTTTGTGTCaacgaaaaagaaaaaaaacttgacagACATAATGTGAAAAGGGCAACAGCTACTGTGGGCAACAACTAAAAATGCACTTGCATGGCACAAGCATCCACATGGTCACAAGCCACACAGTTCTTGAATCACAGGACTGCGTCGCTGATATCTGCAGCCTCATAGGAATTGACAGAGGAGAAAGCTGAAGGTTGTCGGTTCAAGGTTGATTCATTGCAAACTGGAGTGGAATGCAGATTGGAAAGTCATCTGTTATTTGCATTTCATACTGTGTTACATCTGGCTGGTTTATCATTTGCTATAGGTAATAAGGTCATAATTCTTTAGATCGTGGTGAGAGTTtgttgaggattttttttaacctgtcttcttttttgtgtttgcagtCCAGCAAAGAAGATAAACTCTCAAGCCGCATCCAGAGCATGCTGGGCAATTACGACGAGATGAAAGAGCCGATTGGTGACTCTCTTCCCAAACTGACAAACAAACCTTCGAACAGCTCGTCTTCCTCTGAGGAGAAGTCCGGCCCACCTCTTTTTGGTCCGGACCAGCGTCGTGTTGGTGGCAGCAGCCAGAGCAGTAAGTGGACTCCCGTTGGCCCCGCAGCTGGAGGATCCTCATCCCAGTCCCAAAAACGCTCAGGACTTCAGAGTGCGCACAATAGCCAAAGGGGTTCTGGTGGCAGCAGCAGTAGCCAAAGACACGGAGGAGAGGTGCGGGATAAGAAATCCAGCAAACACAGTGGCGGCTCCGAACACTCTAAGTCTCACACGTCGAGTCCAGCCAAGGGCTCGCTAGGTTCCTCCAGCAGTAACAGCCACTCACGGAGCTCCCTGTCGGCTGAGCAGCCCCACAGCAAGGAGCGCTATCGCTCCAAGTCCCCGCGAGACCGAGAGGCCAACTGGGACTCGCCCTCACGGGTACACACCTCCTTCCCTAGTGGACAGCACTCGAGTCAGGCCTTCCCTCCTTCGCTCATGTCCAAGCCCAGCTCCATGCTGCAGAAGCCCACCGCTTATGTCCGGCCTATGGACGGCCAAGAAACAGCGGAACCCAAGAGTTCGCAAGCAGAAAGCTACAGCGGGCAGTCGCACAGCAGCACCATGGGAGAGATGAAGTCAAATGGCAAAGCTTCGCTCACCAAACTCAAGATCCCATCGCAGCCTGTGGAGGTACAGATTTTTGTGATGCTCATTTTCAGGTTAAACCCAGTCACTCAAGCAGTGCTGTGAGACATAGCTTCAGGTTGAGTCGCTGTGTGAGTGCAAGTATTCAAAAGAGCTGTTGTGCATGATGCACAGCAACCGTCTTCGCTGAACTTGCTCATAAAATTCCAACAGAATGACTCATGTTACTGAAAATGGAAACTCATGTCCATTATGAACACGTGCTAAGTGTGGCTCCTCTGTCTTTAGGGATCCGGTGACGCCAACTGTGTTGATGAGATTCTAAAGGTGCGTATGAaatgctcctttttttttcctcgctcAGAGACATGATGAGTCGACGGAGCAAACACTATGTTTCTATCACACCTTGAAATTCAGCTtcacatttctgtctttttccatgtgcatgtttttcctcttttcagGAAATGACTCAGTCGTGGCCCCCTCCACTGACAGCCATACACACCCCCTGCAAGACTGAGCCCTCCAAGTTTCCGTTCTCAACCAAGGTTGGAGTCCCACTGTTGATTCAGACACTCAGTCGTCATGAAAATAATCATATATGAAATATAGTTTTGATGAGATTATGAGGGTCAGATTATTCTATTGAACACAAATCAATATATTACTTGAAACTTTGGAAGCTTGTAACAGCATGAGTGGTTAGCATTTACTAAAATTGCTGTTACAGTTACTGAACATGATGAAGTAAACTGAAGCAACTGACTTTCTAGAAAAGTGCTGATGTTTTTGATGAGTTCCTTTTTTCAGGAAAGCAGTTGCAAAATAATGAGAGTTGAATTATCTGTGGCTGTTTCCTCTATGCTTGTCAGAAAATATCATTAATCTAATTCAAAGAGGGGTATTACTGTGTCATTATCTTATATATGTTGCATGCATGTGCATTATTTGTCTCGCTCATTtcttataatatatttatttagattaATTACTATGCTTTTCTCACAGCATTTTACATAAATATTCTGTTGCAAGGTGAAaaggtttcatttttgttgtttgtatttGATGTCTTCGCCACTCATTAGCTCTTGCACTGACAGAGGCCAAAACCTGaaaaattttaatattttaaaatctcAAGTGTATTGCTAAAGTGTTACACCGCAATTTTACGCCCCACTCGATCAGTGATTTCCTGTAacgtataaataaatgaagaagatTACTCATGTGTCAAATGTTTGTGTAGCTGTCGAAAAGCTCTTAATCCTAAAAATACGTTCAAGATTCAAAGCTTTTGGTTACATCTGTTGATATGATTATTGGATGTTTTATATTAAATTTGGCTAATTTAAATCCATAATTCACATCCAGCTGATTATAGCAGTCAAGACCATATGATGAATGAGATAAATTTGAGTTGATTGATGCCTTGTATTTAATACACATCAATGTTTTATCTCTTAGGACTCTCATCCTTTTCAAAGTGGACACAGTAAGTATTCAAGATCATAGGATTGACTTCAAAACGCATGTAGTAAGTACTCACTAAGTTTGCTTGTTACAGAGCGAGGAAGTTCTTCCAAAAGCTCCAGCAGCCACCAGTCGAAAGCCTGCGACGACCAGCCGACGTAagtccctctcctcctctgtcttttttCCCCAGATTAATGCAAAAGAAAGCTGAGTATTACAGCAACAAAGTAATCTAAAATTACCAGACGTGCACAAAAAGCTTTCTAGACTCCAGCTGGCAACTTCAAAATGCAGCAATTACGCTGCTGTAATAAAATAAGTAGACTTTAAGATTAAATTGTTTACTTGCTGTATCTCAGTAGGCTGGAAGATGACCTCAAGCTAAGCAGCAGCGAGGACAGTGATGGTGAACAGGACTCTGCCAAGAATGCCTCGAGAATCACATCAGCAAGGTAGAGCGCGGTTAATTGATTTTTAATAGTTGACTATCTTTGTTATCTAGACCTTAGAGTAGAGCTGCCCTGGTGAGAAACACACTGCCATGTTGTTGATCATCCACTCATAAGTTGCTCATCTCATGTCGGACATTTCCGCTCTGTATGCAGTTCAGGGTCAGTCCATCTGCTTGACAGGGTCATTCGCAAGAAACCAATGTTGGGTGCATTATCAGTGCTGATGATTGAATCGCAATAAGCTcaacaaggaaacaaaaaatTCAATGTGTCATAGTTTGTCATTATGTTAAAGTTGCTGCCTGGGAAGATGCCTATGTATAATAGCAGGTTAGTTCATCGGTGGGTAGAAACAGAATAATTAGTGGTATTCACAAGCTGACAGAGTTGTCGCCTGTTGTGAACTGTGGTCATTGGAGCGTGTTAAAGATTAGTAGACTGCAGCTGACAAGTCAACGATTCTGCAGCTTTGTGTTGCCAGGTGTTTGTAGTGAAATCGCTCCCTACAGCTAACAGTGTTCGACTCTCTTCTGTGTGACAGCAATAACAGCGAAGGACCGGAGCAGCCGAGGGACGACTCCAGCAGCCACAGCGGCTCCGAGAGCAGCTCGGGTTCAGACAGCGAGAGCGAAAGCAGCACGACGGACAGCGAGGCCAACGAGCCCCCAAGGCCCGCCTCTCCTGAAGTAATGACATAACCACGTCCAGACCGAGGGGTCATGTTGTGTGAACATGCTACGACTGTTCATGTATTTTCCTTAAGTTAGCGCACACTTCTGCCCCGACAGTTTTGAATAGGATCGCACAACAGTTGATCTGTCCAGTCATCAGTCTcaggaaaaaacataattcCGTGAACAGTTGAAAATGAGGCAGAACTGTTGATTGTAGTAGAACATAAATGTATAGTTATAGTTACAGTAATGAACTCAATCAAGTCATAGAAATTACCATAACCATTATTTGTATGGTTGGCAAAGAGATGTTGAGCTTCATCAGGACAAGAGCGAATGGTAGTATATTATAATTGATTATCAAGCGCCGAATCatgtgatgtgttttctttAGACAAAAAGAGGTTGAGCTAAGCCCTTTATTGCTTATCTAATGTTTGTGTTTCGGCTTTGCCTTTTAGCCTGAACAGCCTATGGCCAACAAGTGGCAGCTGGACAACTGGTTCAAGAAGACCAAATTCTCTCCGGCGTCTCCGTTGGACAATAACAATGTTCCCACTAAATGCAAGAAGGAAGGCAGAGAAAACAGCTCAGGACGCAGCTATAGTAGCCAAGGTGGGGGGTCCAAGGATTCCTCCACGCCAACGCCATGCCGAGACCTCCGGGCGGCTCAGAAGGGCGAGAGCGGCAGAGGTCGACAAAAATTCCCAGCCCAGAGTGAAAGTAGCACAGGGAACCGGCGGCCCGTGGGTAAGAAACAGCCCAAAAAGTCTGAAAAGGTTCCGGTGGTGGAGGAACCCAAGGGCGGGCTGAGAGTGGAGAGCGAGCCGGCGCAGGAGATTCCTCACCGGCCCAAAGCTGCGACAAAGGGTCCTCGTAAGCCCAGCATCAAGAAGGAACCCAAATCATCTCCGCGACCCACTGCCGCAGCTGTCACCGCCACCACTGACAAACGCAAAAACAAGGCGCCAACCAAGACCTCCCCCAAGTCTCGGCAGTTTGTCGACACAGACTCTTCCTCGTCAGACTCAGAAGGCAACGATAGCATCCCGTCGTCATCGCAGACGCCCAAATACAGCGAGAGCATCCGGACCCCTGTGTGTGTATTCTCACCCATGGAAGAGAAGGAGCTGCTGTCGCCACTCAGTGACCCGGACGAACGGTATCCTTCAAGACCACCACCACAGCAGGTCCTGCTGGTCAAGATAGGTCCGTCCACATCACAAAGCCACTGCTCTCTTCAGACATTCCGACATCAGGTTAAACTTCTGTTTGGTCTTCCTGTCAGATCTCAGCTTGTTGTCGCGGATTCCGGGACGACCGTACAAAGACTTGGCCGAGATAAAAGTGGAGCGGGAGGACTCTCTGGACCGGGACAGCAAGCAGAGCTCAGAAAAAACTTCCAGCAAGAACAAGCGGAAACACAAGGTGAAACCTCTTCCCCTtagttttaattcattttaaagtgcGATAAAACgttattatataaaatatgactattattattattattattattattagaaacgtttttttcccccttcaatGACCGCTTGAGCTTACTATTTTAATTGAGTTGAAAATTattgaataattaaaaaaatgtttttagaaTGCACAACAAATAGATTCATTTTGGATGGTTCACTACTTAATAATTGTAAGAGCAATTTAAATTGATGAATTATGTCGGAGAGATAGGATCtggaaccagtatatcagagggacagcaggccaaagaggagacttatggacgtggtgaaggaggacatgaggtttgtaggtttgagagaagaggaagcagaggacagggtgagatggaggaagatggtctgctgtggccacccctgaagggagaagcccaaagagaaagaagcctttgttcttcccacaatggggaaattcaaAATGATAAATGGTGAAACAAATGGAGACTTAAAGCGTGATGGCGGACCAGCCTGCTAATACATTGATGATACTATCGGTTATTTTGTTCGATCTTGTGTCTCTTCAGAACGACGAGGAAAGCACAAAGCCTGAGAGCAAGCGAAGCAAGCTGGAGGAGAAATCCCAGTCTCATCATAAAAGCAGCAGTAAAGAGTGAGTATCCTTGTTATCTGCCGCAGTGAAACCTCGCTGGACTTTTTTCAGTACATTTATGAGACCAAAGTGAGATAAGCGTGAGCGGAAACGCTCTCTTCAGAACCAGTGAATGCATCTttgaagatttacattcatagaGTGTTTGTTGATATATAGCAATGATATCGTTTTGGacttgatattttatttttattcatttttttgttggctTGATGACAATTTTGACAAAATTATGATTAAGTTATTGTGacatttgaaaattaaaaaatgaaattctcaTGAATAAAATCACAAATTAGTAATTTAAGGAAagctaattttattttaaatatatgttcAAAATGTAGTTTAATGTGTAAAAAAGTCTAAACTTATCCCTTGAATTAGTGATATGTTTTCAAAAtggaaacaataataatgaaaatcaTGTCAGgttttgtgtattattattattattattattattaataatgattaTTCAATACATGCAAGACATTACATTACAATACAGTTCTGTTTAATTGTGGCACAGTAACAGAGTTTCTCATTTTCTGTTGGAAATATTGCCAACAAAACTTCCTATAATTGCACCCGAATTTGTTGtgtcaaatgtaaaatatatgtttCATTTCTCCTTTCATACTGCATTCATTGGCACTTTTTTTGGTCAACAAtgtgccttttgttttgttgataaCATGATGTGTCCATCGCATTTCgtactgaaatgtgttttgcagTCTGAAGCTCTGGGGTGTGTTTGAATGTCCATGTCCCACCAGGTCGAAAAGGTCtttggagaagaaagaagagccGGCCCCATCACCGTCCATGTCCGGACTTCAACGGACTCCGAAAGCCGAGCACACTAGTCGCAAGCGGACAGCCAGccagtcctccacctctttATCCAGTGGGACGGGAAGCGGGAAAGAGGGAAGCCACAGCACCAAGAGCAGCTCCTCATCCAAGCACCGTAAAGGAGAAGACAAGGGACGCAGCACACGTGACGGCAAGGTACCTGGAAATGTtccactgaaatatttcatcatGTTTGCCGACTGTCAAGTTTCCCCCGGGTAAGGTCAATAACAAAGTTGCCATGATACGGGTGAGAGTAGGAGGGGGGTGTTTGCAACAAAGCTATTTGAAAGACTCGCATTTAAGATTAATaagaaataaacacacaggCTCACATTTTCTTATTTCTGCCGTCAAACCTTTCTTCTTCCCTGAAATCATTACTGCTCTCTCCACAGGAGAAATCTTCAAAGGGCTGCGATAACCAGCTGGCGGTGCCTCCGCTCTCCACGGACAGCTCCAAGTCTCAGAGATCCAAGCTGGCGTTTGAGGACAGGTAAGAGGAGCTCTTTCCACTGTGGATAACCCCGCAGCGGAACCTGCTGAGAGACGCGGGGCAGCTTTTGATGAGGGGCGCTGCAGGGGCGGTGTGGAGGTCACAGAGAGATTTGCCTCGGGACTTTAATGTCTTATTTTAAGTGTTATCAACCAAGCGTCTTCCATTTCCCACCTGAATCTTGGGAAGTGAAGCAGTCATTAAAACATCTGTCGAACCTGAAGGTCACTTTCTACCTGAATATTTCCTCCTCATAAGTTGAAGATTTTCAAAGGTATTAAAAGAAATAACTCAAAGGAGGAAGAATAGATTTtggttttatgtttttatttaccatCTGGATCGTCTGTACCCGAGCTAGTTGCTGGATGGTACCCAGTACCTGCTGTCCATATGAGCGTGTTTAAATTTGAGTGCTAAAAGGTAGTGAtagactgatgaggcttcatgaaacagtgtacttaTTTTTAGGGCTCAGAatgtggcgctcttggtttagaattgttgtgaggtttcattgacataGCTGTTCAAAACCAAGGCAGAGAGTGGCCACTGTTTAaggaagcctcatctgcccgcCACTACTGAAAGGGTACTACGAGAAAGGCACTAATGCAGTGCATACTTCCACCACATCCTGTGTCTTTTTAACATGAGTTACTTCAAtggctgacaaaataaatagtCGTTGGCCAGGCACGACCTTGGGATCCAAAGTGCTTCTCTGCAGTATCACACTGTCATTACATCTTGACTTGCTTGCTTGCATGGTTGATCTTAATCTGTTCAAAAAACTTTTTGCGCACTGAAAGGAGAAGTTAGTTCGtttttgaattttatattttgacCCTATAAATTGGCCAGTACTCCAGTTCAGGAGGTAAAAGAGCCTTTCACTAGTGTATTTATGTCTCGAAAGGAAGTCTAATGATCCTGTTAAATTTGCTCACTTTAATGCCAAGTGATTTATATGGACCATTTCAATCAATATATTTGCTGTTAACAACAACATTCACCCCCAAGAAAACAGTTTTAACTCGGCAGAATATATTTTCGTGATAAGGAGCCACTTTCCGAAGTTGCTGTGCATGAGTGTTTCTTCATTACCTTATTCTTAAAATCTTTTGTGTCATTATTTGTCTTTGTTCAGGGTTCACTCAGCTGATCACTACCTACAGGAGGCCAAGAAACTCAAACACAGCGCTGACGCACTGGTGAGTCTGTTTACCTTTCAAGGCCGTTACATAACTTGTAATATACATGAGTAAATAAAACGCTCCTTGTAAGCAACGCATTGTCACAACAAGTGTGTACCTGAATCTCCACTTCTTCGCTGAAGCTCTCCACTTGTAAATATTTTGTGTCTGTGTAATGCGAGCAGCTGGTTATATTTACCACAGCTGTGTGTGTCACCGACTCACCTGGGGATTATCAGATACGCCACTCAGCTGTTTTTCCCACGCAAAGTTTCCCCCCACGCCGCTCATGCAAACCTTTCGTCATCTGCTTCACCACAGAAATACACAAGAGCTGTTGTTGTTCCCGAAAAAGTTTGTGGTCGGAACTGTGGATGGCAAATCCCtcaactgttgttgttgtttggattCACTTTCTTGGCGCAGAGTTTTAAATAATCTCGCTGGAGCACAATGGCTGCACGTTTTTCTGGAATGTTAGTAGTTGGCATTGCACCAAAAACAAGGCGACACAGAGACATTTAAGGACACAATGGGTTGCCCTCTCTAGCTAGGCtaagcagctgcagctctacCCCAAATACACCATGTTAACTCTGCGAATGTTGTGATTTCTGCCTGGTAAAGCGAAGCCGTAACTGCTTATGTAGCTGGAAGTTGGGTCCTCCAGTCTCTTACAACACCAGACTCATGTAGGAACAGGCATGTTACGTAATAATACAGTGTAATAAATAACTCATCAGTGTGTCCTCGTCTTGAGTTGTGTTGATTAACAGCACTTTAACTGAACTCTTTTAGGTCGACCGCTTCGAGAAGGCTGTGTACTACCTGGATGCCGTGGTGTCCTTCATAGAGTGCGGGAACGCCCTGGAGAAAAGCGCGCAAGAGGCCAAGTCTCCGTTCCCCATGTACGCCGAGACGGTTGAGCTGATCAAGTAAGAAGTCGACGTCTTGTTGCGTCACAAGGTCTGAATTGGCAAAGCAATGTCAAGacttaccttttttttttcacagatacACTATGAAGTTAAAAAGCTCGATGGCACCTGATGCCACTGCTGCTGACAAGAGACTCGCAGTGCTGTGGTAAGGACTCGAACAACGTGGTTGAACTCTGGGTCAGAACATTTCACTGCACTTGTGTGTTCACGTTTTCACACTGACGACGCACCAGTTTCTGTTTCCACCTGGTGGATGGTGTATGTAACTGCAACTTATACACGTCaaccataaaaacattttcatttttattttcaacttttagACAGCCTGTTGAAAGAGACCTTATTATAAAGTGCCCATTTTCATTGTTAAGTTTCAGTTTTAAATACTATACTATATTTTGACTCAGATATCTTACCTAttaaatgacagttttttttaatcatttatattagaactgttgtttttgtcaacataaaTGTACCAATTGAAAttagaaaataacaataaaatgctATTATATAATTCACATAATGTACTAATACTAACGTTTGCCTGCAGCCAGATACAACCCTTTGTGTAATAATATCTACTTAATATCTTActttcaatttaaaaagaaatttctccaaattaattaattacattttttttaagaatctCTTATTTAGCGACATCTCAAAAATGTCCTTtcttctatatttattttatttctttgttttgtaaattaTTTTATGTCTGAGTAATAGACATTCTCCATTTGTATCATTTATTACGTACATAGTTTTGTCATCAAATCTACATTCAGTTGTAAAAGTAAGCAACTCTGAAATCGTTGCTGTGtgttctttctgtctctgttgatgcCTCACTGTTGTTCTCCCTGTTACATGGTCGATCAGATGCTAAGTTTGTGATGTAATTTCCCCCCAGCCTGCGGTGTCAGTCTCTCCTCTACCTGCGCTTGTTCAAGCTGAGGAAGGACAGCGCCCTGAAGTACTCCAAAACCCTCACAGAACACTTGAAGGTAAGATCAAACTTGACTCAGTCCTGACTGAAGCTTCCTCTTGTGACACCATCCTTTTCTCCTCAGAATTCTCTAAGCAACACACAGGCGCCCTCCCCTGGAATGGGAAAGTAAGTCACAACATTCTGGAAGTAGTTTTTGTTTGGGGAGTCTGACACGCTCTTCTCGTGGCTGCAGCAAAGCGGCAGGGATGCCCTCGCCTGTGTCGCCCAAGCTCTCCCCGGGCACCGCTGGCGGCTACTCGgcgggcagcagcagcagcagcgctagCTCCTCTGTGACCATACCTCAGCGGATCCACCA is a window from the Synchiropus splendidus isolate RoL2022-P1 chromosome 17, RoL_Sspl_1.0, whole genome shotgun sequence genome containing:
- the aff4 gene encoding AF4/FMR2 family member 4 isoform X5; the encoded protein is MLGNYDEMKEPIGDSLPKLTNKPSNSSSSSEEKSGPPLFGPDQRRVGGSSQSSKWTPVGPAAGGSSSQSQKRSGLQSAHNSQRGSGGSSSSQRHGGEVRDKKSSKHSGGSEHSKSHTSSPAKGSLGSSSSNSHSRSSLSAEQPHSKERYRSKSPRDREANWDSPSRVHTSFPSGQHSSQAFPPSLMSKPSSMLQKPTAYVRPMDGQETAEPKSSQAESYSGQSHSSTMGEMKSNGKASLTKLKIPSQPVEGSGDANCVDEILKEMTQSWPPPLTAIHTPCKTEPSKFPFSTKDSHPFQSGHKRGSSSKSSSSHQSKACDDQPTRLEDDLKLSSSEDSDGEQDSAKNASRITSASNNSEGPEQPRDDSSSHSGSESSSGSDSESESSTTDSEANEPPRPASPEPEQPMANKWQLDNWFKKTKFSPASPLDNNNVPTKCKKEGRENSSGRSYSSQGGGSKDSSTPTPCRDLRAAQKGESGRGRQKFPAQSESSTGNRRPVGKKQPKKSEKVPVVEEPKGGLRVESEPAQEIPHRPKAATKGPRKPSIKKEPKSSPRPTAAAVTATTDKRKNKAPTKTSPKSRQFVDTDSSSSDSEGNDSIPSSSQTPKYSESIRTPVCVFSPMEEKELLSPLSDPDERYPSRPPPQQVLLVKIDLSLLSRIPGRPYKDLAEIKVEREDSLDRDSKQSSEKTSSKNKRKHKNDEESTKPESKRSKLEEKSQSHHKSSSKESKRSLEKKEEPAPSPSMSGLQRTPKAEHTSRKRTASQSSTSLSSGTGSGKEGSHSTKSSSSSKHRKGEDKGRSTRDGKEKSSKGCDNQLAVPPLSTDSSKSQRSKLAFEDRVHSADHYLQEAKKLKHSADALVDRFEKAVYYLDAVVSFIECGNALEKSAQEAKSPFPMYAETVELIKYTMKLKSSMAPDATAADKRLAVLCLRCQSLLYLRLFKLRKDSALKYSKTLTEHLKNSLSNTQAPSPGMGNKAAGMPSPVSPKLSPGTAGGYSAGSSSSSASSSVTIPQRIHQMAASYVQVTTNFLFATEVWDQAEQQSKEQRDFFLELDKVMGPLIFNTSTMTELVRYTRQGLHWLRLDAKLIP